The region AACTGAAATTTAAAACTTATCCATGgctcctcttcatcttctttGTGGAGTGCAGTATTCTGAGGGATTCCATTGCTTGTGCGTTTACTTTTGCTGAAAGGGTTGTTAAGTGTGAAGATGTATATGATTCATCAGAAGTAAACTCTGCCAAAAAACTCTTGTTTTCCCCCCAACTCCTCTCACTCCTGCTCCCTCTGTGTGAAAAATTGTCTATATTAGGTTATACTTCAAAAAACAGGATGTGCTCCCATATATGTGAAATCAACAAATATCCTACCAATTTTAGGATGGGTTTGGAGACACATTACTTGTACTTTGCATGCGCAGTACCAGGGTTTCTGAAGTTTATTTCAGGAGCACATAAGACAAGTAAATTCAGAATCCAGGCCTTTAAGCACGTTTGGAGGGAAAAAGAGTCAGAAATCAGCAGCATTTTTCAGATGTTGGATCATAACTGAGATCAGCTCTCCTCCACCCTGCATGACTGTATGGTCTGTTTATTGTCTTCATTAGTGCCAAAGAATATTCAAGTCCTATTCTAGTTTTCCCTTTTTATGGCAATTAATATGGTGAAGGCTCTTTGTTTCCATCATTTCTTCACTTGCGTCCTCACTCTTTTTTTGTGTGAGCTCATTCGGTGTTGAATGTCAGTGTTCCCTGCTTTACTTATTTTTAGCTCTGAACGTGTGCAGCAAGAGCTATGCTTCACTCACTGGCAGCATTTTTAACACCCTCACTGCAGATAAACATCTGCAGGCCTCGCTCAGAGTAATTTCCCTGATTGCTATCCATTACTAAATCTCTAGTAGCTGGACTGAGTCTCtttataatgaaataacaatataaatattcatatgCTAATACATAGCCTAATTACTTATTTAATATCACTGGGTGTATGtgatttattaaatgtgaaaGAACTCACTGAAAGGACATTGTGCTGTAACTAGGACCTTCTATTATCTTTATTCGTGGTTTTGTTAACTTTATTCtttgaataaatgaaagaataaatggTACACTTATATAGAACTTTTCTTGACACTAAAAGTACTTTACACATTTGAGACATCAACCACCACCGATTTGCAGCACCCGTCTGGAATATGCCATGGCAGCACCACCATGTTCAACATATATAACCAATTATTTAGAGAGGGGGCAGGAGGCATTGAGTAAGCCAATTGAAGATGGGATGGTGGGAGATGACTGGGGGATCAGAAGTGACCCCAGTGGCACACTTAACCAGACATCAGGGACATTTTATGACCTCAGAGACTCTGTACGTTGGTTTTTTGCATCTCGTCCAAAGGATGGCACCTTTTTTTCAGCATAGTATCCCTGCAATTgcactccacacagacaatgGAGATCCTTTTTTTCTCACCAGCACTACTTCCAGGAGTTCCTTTGATCCTGTCTACTATTATAGAACTTGAAGATATCCTATGTTGCTTGACCCAAAACATGAAACCATGGAGGTTATCTGGTTGGAGTTTCCATattaggtttcctccagggtctcaggtttcctcccactgtccaaataaacatggaggttatgtgaattggcttctctaataattATCCTGGTGTGAAATGACGattgtgtatgtgaatgtgaagaACCAGTCACACACCCACCAGAGTGGGCAGAGAATGAGCCAAATTTGGGCTGGTCAACTAGACTCCTCTTTTCAACCATTTTCCAAAAGCTGAGCTAATCACACTTACTCCACACCTACTCTTTCTCCAGGGGACtggtgtggtgtttctaatttGGGGGAAACCGCAATCTCCTTAATGTCTTTAAGAAAACATTCTCACTCAGCCTTGAAACACCTTCCAGTCCATACAGAACCATCCCACTGGCCCTGCCCACACTGGGTAGAGCTTAAGACATACAGGCAGAAGGGTCTCCCAAAGTAAATATTCATTTGAATTTCATAAGATAGAGGTTCCTAGCAAATGACCTGAATTCTCAGTGAtagggaagaaaagaaaaggtcaGATATTTTAGAAACGGTAGAGAAAACTATCTCTGCAGAATAAGTATCAGCAGAGAACGCAGACTCCTCTTTTCAACCATTTCCCAAAACCTGAGCTCATCAGACTGACCCTACTCTTTCTCCAGGGGCtggtgtggtgtttctaatttGGGGGAAAACCTCATTCTCCTTGATGTTTTTTGGAATACCTAATTCTCGCTCAACCCTAAGACTCCTTCTGGGCCTTACAAAACCAAAGATGCACTCTGGCAAATTTGGGCTGGCCAACTAACCTTTCTGGCTACAGTGGATGGAGCATACCTGCAGTGGGTAATCCCACTGGCCCTGCCCACACTGGGAAGAGCTTAAGGCTTGCAAGCAGAAGGTTCACCCAAAGTTAATATTATTTTGAATGTAATAAGATAGAGGTTCCTAATGACCAGAATTCTCAATGAtggtgaataataaaaaaaatatattaattcattcattcattatctgtaaccacttaaccatttcagggtcgcagtgggtccagagcctacctattTGAGAAAATCTTGCCACAGTAGAGGAAACTAGTTTCACATAATAAGTATCAGCAAAGAACGCAGACTCCCCTTTTCAACAATTCCCAAAAGCTGAGCCCATCAGACTGACCCTTCTACTGTGGTGTGTCCAATTTGGGGGAAAACCTCATTCTCCTTGATGTCTTTAGGAAAACTTACTCACTCAGCCTTGAAATACCTTCTGGTCAACACAGAACAAGTGATGCACTCTGGCCCAGAGTGGGCAGAGAGGGAGGCAAATTTGGGCTGGCCAACTAGCCACTCTGGCTACAGTGGATGGAGAAAGCCTGCAGTGGGTAATCCCACTGACCCTGCACACACTAGGTAGAGCTTAAGGAATGCAGGCAGAAGGCTCACCTGAAGTGAACATTCATTTGAATTTAATAAGATAGAGGTTTCTAGCAAATGACCAGGATTCTAAATgatggtgaagaaaaaaaataaacattttcagagtataaaatgttaaaaaggcAAAATATCTATCTGGTCTGATATCTATGCAGTCTGATCTGTGTGATTTATCTTGGAGATATGTTACCCCAGTCTAATTGATAATACCTTATAGTGATGTGTAGGTCGCGAACGAActggttcaaagagccggctcttgtaagtgaacgatgagagccggttcccgtctaagaccgagccattttttctaaggcttgtcattcaaccaattagagaacaacaagcaagctccaaccctccaagctgagacacttggttgtcctgaatgccaatctgccttccaaaaaatagttgaagaaaatgttaaatcagttaaatgtttgttgacagttgtggttgttttaatcactaccgttgaatgctgttgttttgcactttgcagagtatttgtttattttattaccagaaatggatgattatttaatttaataagctattttgtacttttgggttccattggctatatttcagagtttacacatgattttttattaaggtgtttaaataaaaatccagttatttatacaatttgtgagtgcaatcagtgagttattacaagacagccataaaaaattggccattgcaacactatttattatttttaatattgaacaataatattttgtccatatagtcatgtaaaatgtaagtAATATTGTCCTGTACAAGTGGAAATAAGtgttaaaacaaagagccatttaggagccgaaagaatcggctctttatgaagagccgagccaaaagagccggctccccaaaaagagccgaaattcccatcactaataCCTTAGTCAAAACTTTTTGATCAGAATTTAAGAGAGCTATTGGCCTATAAGGGGCAAGATCAGAATCCACCTTTcccttttttaacaataagatcaTGTTTGCTTCATACAGAGATCTCGGGAGCTTTACATTCCTAATTGAGTCATTTATAATTCTCAGCATGTAGGAGACAGGTTTTCTACTAAATCCTTGTAAAATTCACACCCAAATCCATCCGTAAGGGACTTTTGCCTGATGGGAAATCCTGGATAGCCTCAATAAGTTCAGTTTCTGATACTGGGGCATCTAATTCCGCTTTGCAATTGTGGTATTGTCAgattataaaaaaaactgattaaagTCTGCCTCATTGACATGAAGAGAAGAAGAGTATGCTTGGCGCTTGGTAAACCTGGGACACCCAACCAATTCTGAGTCTACGTTGCTAATTTGCACTGGTATGGGTTTCCTGAAGCCTTGAGAGGCTTTAAATGTGAGAATACCCTACCTCTTTTAACTGGGTGACCCAGCCCCTTATCATTCCAAGACACAACAGTGACCCCAGCTCCAGCATTACGAACTACAGACATCTAAGtctgaagaaagaaaaaaagtgtgCAGTGACCACCTGGGATAAAGGGGAAAATATAAATGATTAgataataaaagaataaaaagaggGGGGGGGTTAACACTGACATTACATGAAACATCTTACACCATCTCAGTATGCCTCTCCAGAAGAGAAGCACTGTATTAATCCTTGTAGGCAGGAACACTGAGACAGAAAGTTATCTCTGATATATACTAGAACAAACTAACACCACCTACTGAGCATCTCCGCATCAGTGCCATCCGTAATGAAcgagaaaaaaaacagctattAAAGAAGAACCTTGCCTCTGAAACGCATCAATAGCTATAATATATTaacaacacacattcaaattTGTTTAAGCTCGGATTCCATAAATTTTGCCACTTCAGAGGGGGAGGTGAAGCTCCTGAGCTGACCTTAATGGCAAACAGAGTTTTGCGGGAATACGCTACTCAGTAGCACCCCCAGCCAGTTACATTGTGATTGGCTCCACGTATGTGTACCtctgtgtatagtgttgtaCTGTCTCTGGTATTGGTCCAATGTGAAAGATTGCCTCCACACATCATCCCAAGATAGCTGACTTGTGATTGGTTCTTTCAAGTGttagttaaatatattttcctgCTGTAGTAGGCCATTCTTGGCTAGGTTAAATGGCGAtaggtaccagactctccctagagagCCTGGAGATGCAAGACAACCTTTGGGGTTAACAGTAGCCCTAGTTTAAATGTGGGGAAATCCAGCTTGGAAATGCCAGAATCCAgtaaaatattgttattttcaTGCTTAAACAATACAGATTCAACTCAGAAGCTGAAACTAGCAGGAAATTTGCTAAACTCTACTAGACTCCAGACCCCAAGGACTGGAGttacccatccatccattatctgtaaccgcttaatccaatttagggtcgcggggggtccagagcctacctggaatcattgggcgcaaggcgggaacacaccctggaggggacgccagtccttcacagggcaacacagacacacacacattcactcacacactcacacctacggacactttcgagtcaccaatccacctgcaacgtgtgttttttttggactgtgggaggaaaccggagcacccggaggaaacccacgcagacacggggagaacacaccaactcctcacagacagtcacccggagcgggaatcgaacccacaacctccaggcccctggagctgtgtgactgcgacactacctgctgcgccaccgtgccgcccctggaGTTACCTATTTTGAAAATAGTTGCTTTTAACATGACAcatttatgtctctctctctgtcagtttgAAGGCTGTTCTTTCCAGCCCACCTGCCAGTGGGACATTGGACCTCTCAGGCATTCCTCTGGGAGTGAAGGACATGGAGCGACTGTGTTCTCACCTGCAGCGGCACTCATCCCGCATCTCCAGCCTGGAGCTGGGTTTCACTGAGTTAACAGATGAGGCCTTCCTGCTGCTTCTGCCCACATTGGCCTCGTTGCCTCACCTGGAAACACTTGCCCTGAATGGCAACCGGCTGACCCGGGCAGTCCTCAAAGAGCTGACAGACACATTAAAAGATCCGGAGAGCTTCCCCAGTGTCACGTGGATTGACCTGGGCAACAATGTGGACATCTTCTCTCTGCCTCAGCCTTTCCTGGTGAGTTTACGCAAGCGCTGCCCCAAGCAAGGCAACCTGCCCACCATCTTGGAATTTGGCGAAAGCCAAGCAAGTGAGCTAGAGATCCGAACGGATGGAGACGGGGACGATGACATAGATGACACAAACAGGACGGTAAGCATGGGAGAGCTTAGGTCTGAGGTTGAGGGTGACATGGACGATGGCGAGATGGAAATAGAAGAAATGATGGAGGAACTGCTGGACTTTGATCGGGAGGTGCAAGGGAAAGACGAGATGGAGGAGGACAGCATGTGGACCATGGAGGAGGCTAGGTCAGCCGCAGGGCCTTCTCAAGGACGTGGAAAAGCGAAGAGGGCAGCCAAGGCTGAAGGAGAGGACTCGCACAGCCATGGCTCGCAGCTGTCGTCCTCCACTCAATCACAGAACTCTTCAGCGGCCTTGGAACCTTTGAGAAACGACTCCATGGCGGATCAGGTGGCAGGTTCTTCAGGCAACCTGACCTGAGTACTCTCACTTTACCGAGGTATCACAGCCTTTAAATCTGTCTTGTCCAAAAGGAGTGGTGAAAACAGACAGAAGAGACCCAGCTCAGCTGTGGACTGTTTACGGGTCAGCATGTATATCGAAAGTGAAGGATATCCAGGTATTGAGGGGAAAAGATTATGAAGATTTTATAATCCTTACTTAAATACACAGGATGTTTTGTTGgataaattatatattgtgAAAATCATACATAAAATTACAATGTATATCATATTTGAAGTACCACAATGGTATTATATACAGCATACAACCCTGTGCAGTTTTAATGCTTCTCTTTCAGGTACTGCCCCTTGGATATACTGTTTTAGCAATGGACCTTTATAGGGCTGTCACTACcaattattgatttatttttttttattgtttctgtaaaCAGCATTTTCTAATAGCCAAACTATTAACCCATGCAGAGTCTTTGTAATTTAAAATAGAAAACTAGGACGCCTTTAAAAATATGGCCTGACAATAGACTCAGATGTGTTATATccataaacacaaaatatatattcattgcaTACAAATTGGTCATATAAAAAATTCCTTTGACAAGTATATTTTAATCAGCCAATATAATctgttcaattttttttttaattgataaaTCAAGGTGATCGATGAATCGTGACAGCCCTAGACCTTTACCTATGTGCCTGGTTGACCCTGCTGGAGAGGAGCGTGGGCAAATGTGTGCGTTGCATGTATAGTAGTATGAAAAAGAACACACTCACATGCTTTTCCATTGCACACTTTGTGAGACATGGAGAGggattaatgaaaaaaaaaactgacttgCATGAGATTATAAATCTAGCTCAGGCATGTTTCAATGATTCTCCACCTAtgcatcacacactcctcccCAGCAGCATTAAACCTGTTAAATTTTTGTTGAATATGCATGTCCCCAGAGTCAGAAAGCACTAGTGTACCTGACAAAAACAGAGGGGAAACCAAATATTTCACACAGATGCCCCCATGTAAACATCAGAGAGAACAGTGCTTTATAAAGGTACTGGCACCAAAGATAGAGAAGGAAAGACTAAGGCTCTAAGCAGCATTAAACATTGGAACACATAAATGGTTACAGTATCTTGAATGATGACACAAACGTATCTAAACTTTGCTCTTCcttttataaatacattcaaaACTCTATAATTGCTGTACAATTGCTAtctatttgttatatttttaatatatccaTTCAGCCCTTGTATTCTGTATTTAATTAGTATTTAATCTATTTAGCAATGGAGTACTGGCACAGTTCTATAGCCTAGATTTCTTCATCAAggaattttgtttaatttgagcTTTCACTGAAATATACTGGTAGTTCCAATGTGTTAATAAGTTAGTAAGTAAACTATACCCAGGTATTTTTACAGTATCTAAATACTGATATATATTTCCCTTTAATAGTTTATGATATGGTTTATACTATCCCTCAAAATATGACATGCAAAATGTTTCCTACTGTGCTCTCCTGTTGTGAATAAGCCATTTCCAGGTCTTTCCATGTTAATCTGGAGTTTAATTCTGCTACCTTAACAGaatgtatgtaataaatattctCATTTTGCAGGGATACAAATCACTCTGcctgttgttttttaatttaataatcacTTCTGCTGATTACAGAGCATTTCCATTGTGAGACAGTTATGAAATCATTGTATTATCTCTGTAGGATATAATAGTGTGGGTTTGGATTATTGTTTAGCCTCGGGGGGAAAGGGCTTTCACTGCATTTACAAACAGGGCTATCACTGTATTTCTCTCGTGGCCTGCTACCGTATAGCCTGTATATTACTACATAGACTGTCCAGTATTTTAAAAAGCCAATGTCCTTCCCCTTGACATCCACTTGTGTCATTTGTGTTTTATGTACTTAAGCCAACCATAATGTTGAAGAACGCTTAACAGACTGTGGTTGCTGAGATGCTAAGATTAATAAATAGTGGCTTtccaattaaaacatgtatctctattttttgtggatttgtagtttattacatcatttttgAACACaaaagctgtccttcacatttggtgaaaatttcatgatgaatggactaatagaaatgcGCCAACATTTCTTGGAATGAAACCTTtatacattgacttccattgaaagttaagaagttcttttttccttctgctgtaaagctgctattttgagagatgcatgtttttcactggacagcgaCTACATGTCAGTTACATTTCTGACAGGTTTCCCTGTTTTTACTGTCATTTAAAAAGCAATGCAGAtggaaacactccttataacatATACGGTCATTTTCTGTACCTTTATGTTaccaaaagagagaaagaaatataagAGGGTGTTAAGAATGTTTGAAAAGTCAGTATGTGGTGCTTGTGTTAtgcatatttaatattaatatgcatttgttatgaatttcttacacacacaaaattattgTGCATTAGTTTTGCATAGTATATTTAGAAATATACTAACCATAAAAGCAGTACGTATTCTTAAAAGGTTGTATGTAATGGTGCCACTGAATTAGTGGAGCAACCCATTTACATAGCTCTAGATTTGAAAATGATTCTGATGCTCATTTATAAACAGGCCACTTACCTGGAAGATGAAATTATATACATTGGCCTTAGGATAATTAAACACTGCACAAAGATGTGGTTGTATTTATGATTAAGCAGAGAAATTAGATAACTACCTAGATACTAGTGGCAGCTTAATTTGGTGATGCTGAAATTGCATCCAAATGTTTTTGAGACCTTTTCACATAATACGagtaagtctctctctctctctctctctctctctctctctctctctctctctctctcaagcaaCATGTCATTTCCCCCAGTGATTTTTTTGGTGATTATACTCTACATGGTACGTTGAGTACTGGTgcgtttttatattatttatttatttatatattttcattgaAATGTAGCATAACACAGTCACTAAGGGGAGCTACTGCCTTTGGAAACCACACCAACTGCAGGTGGTATAGTTAATCATCATTTACTCATTGTacctttgtgtgttttatttaagtttttgggtttgtttgtttgttagtttgtttttgGACAGACAGATCTGTGCACTCAGGGGAAAAAAGATatagtagaggtacattattgtcactacatttataaatactctaaatgtccctttaaaaggtacaacagtggtcaGTATAGGTACATTGCAttgtcttctccagaaggagaggtgactctgttatatttcattatataattgtgtaaaataaaataaatataagtcctggagatgaaattgggtTTATGAAATTTACACAACTTAAACATCTACAATTAAtgtagaatatggtacaattatattCCCTAACTGTCTCTCTGGCAGGTCTGCTCAAGGTTTAAATGTCATGGTTTAGACCCTACTTGGCTCGGTTGGAACCATTAGGAGGCAGGTACTTTAAAAAAGTATCCAGTtccaggtaccaaatttgccAAATATGGATGTATTTTTCTGTATTAAAGCTATTTTAAACATAGTTACTAGTGAAAGATCCACTCTATGGAACATAGCCTGGTTTGTTCAAGCACTATAAAGCAATTTATTTCTTCATGTCATCACAGtagccctgtgatgaactggtgtGTGTTCCAGCCCTGTGGCCAACAATTTAGGCTTCGGATCCATCACAACACTGATAAGGATAAAGTGGTTATAGAAGCTGAACAAATTAATCTTGTGGGAGCTGaaatttgtagaaaaaaaataaatcactttcatactagcttttttattattattttgctggTAAAAAGTAACAATACTCCTTACTGCTATCCCTTTATTACCAAGAGCACATAGCTGGGTGAGAGACAAtcagatagaaagaaagaaaatggttTCTACTGAATAACATTTAGGTGAACTTGTTGTTAGTGTTTACATCACAAAAAAATGCTGTTTAGTCTGACGTCACTAATATGAGGTGCAAAACATAAACATACTACGAGGACGTGAACGCTTCTGTGGCAGACGGTGGTGACCTCTGGTGGTCAGTTTATGAATTGCAAATATACTGCAGTGGTATATAAATAAACGAATAAACCATATTCGAGATACTCTATGGCACTATTAAAATCTTTTGAATGGaaagtataaataaactgattaATTCATGTAAAGCAAGCAAACAGGCGTTTTAATGGATCAGCCATTATAGAGCCACCTTTATATTGTCGTTTTCCATATTTCGTCCGCTTCACTTACAATACAAATGCACTTTGAAAATTAGACAGTAATCCATATACTTACTGTGCATACTTTCTTTGCCCCATTACGCCCTATTTTGTTCAGTCAGGGCCACCATAAAGCAAGTTTTTTAAGGTGGTGGATAATTGACACTGTAGTATGTGTGTTGCATTgttataagtggatcagacacagcagtgctgctggaattttaagTCCGTGTGTCCACTTACTGGCCACTCATTAGGCACCCGTTGGTTCACTTAGTAGAAAGTCAGAGGTTTATCACCTGATCCTCTCCTCTTGCCCCTTTTACAAATGCACAGTCATCCAGAAATGTCCAGGAGGAGCTGTGTAATGAAcgcgaccgtgtgtgtgtgtgtgttttaaaattaaGTTGATTATTACAATAATTATCTTTAAGTCAATCAGAAATCTGACAATATACTCAAAATCCTTTTTCTAAACTTCATCTGTTTGTTAATTAATTTGACTGAATTTTACTTTGACTAAAAAGTGTATGAataatttgcatgtttttgaACTCAATTTGGGAGTAATTACTTAAATCTTGTATGAATGTGGTGGTTTGGGTGGGCTTGCTGAAtttgtttgaatattttaaaataatgtattgatATGTATTTGGAAATAGCAAAAATAAGACATGATATAAATAAGTAGAATTTTATCGAGATTAACATCAATTTCTATCAATGTGGATATAACACTCCGGATTAACAGTTTGAAAGGAACCACAAAAACTATAGAAATCTTGTGGTTTGGGGAATAATTTGAATCTTGTTCAATTGTGTTGTTTTGGCAAGGATTTGGTGAATAATTTGAATTGTGTAGGTTTGGGAGGCGATTTGTTGGAGGTATCTTTTTCTCTGAATGTAATGAGGGCAACATTGCATCACATCCGGCAAATAAGGGCAAAAATTGTTGCCCCAATCCGCCATTTCAAATATTTGAACTTCCCCCAGTGGTAAGAAGCGTGTGCGTAGAGAGCGGGTTGGGGGTGAGTTCTCGGTGAACCGGAGCGAGTCTGTCCCGTGTTCCGTGGCGGAGTGAGGGCTGCTTCTCCGCGGGGCTCTGAGACGCGGCGGATGCGGTGAGGATTGTAGGGAACGCGGTGAAGTCATTCCGCCGCCTTTATCTCCAGTTTTGCAGTTGTGTATGAGGTGAAGGCTGATCGCCGATCCGCAGAGGAGAAGGGGAAGGCCGGTGAGAAGCCTCGGCTCTCGGGTGCAGTGATGGCGGGGAACTTTGACGCCGAGGACCGCGGCAGTTGGTACTGGGGCAAACTGAGCCGGCAGGAGGCGGTTTCTCTGCTTCAGGGGCAACGGCACGGGGTATTCTTAGTGCGGGACTCAATCACCAGCCCCGGGGACTATGTGCTTTCCGTGTCCGAGAACTCCAAAGTCTCTCACTATATTATCAACAGCATCAGCAACTCCCGGCAGTCCGCCCCAGGTAACAGCCTTAAACACTGGACAAGAGCTCTCGCTCGTATGGGCACCGATATTAGTCCCATACGCTCACTTACTCCCTTCTTTTTATTCCAgatttccgttctaccttaaatgctgcagcgaTACACTTCGGCAGCCTGTAACTGC is a window of Hoplias malabaricus isolate fHopMal1 chromosome 1, fHopMal1.hap1, whole genome shotgun sequence DNA encoding:
- the lrrc75a gene encoding leucine-rich repeat-containing protein 75A isoform X2, whose protein sequence is MESTSLDDVLYRYASFRNLVDPITHDLIISLARYVHCPKTEGDSLGAMEKVCRQLTYHLSPHSQWKRQGLLKRKPQACLKAVLSSPPASGTLDLSGIPLGVKDMERLCSHLQRHSSRISSLELGFTELTDEAFLLLLPTLASLPHLETLALNGNRLTRAVLKELTDTLKDPESFPSVTWIDLGNNVDIFSLPQPFLVSLRKRCPKQGNLPTILEFGESQASELEIRTDGDGDDDIDDTNRTVSMGELRSEVEGDMDDGEMEIEEMMEELLDFDREVQGKDEMEEDSMWTMEEARSAAGPSQGRGKAKRAAKAEGEDSHSHGSQLSSSTQSQNSSAALEPLRNDSMADQVAGSSGNLT
- the lrrc75a gene encoding leucine-rich repeat-containing protein 75A isoform X1; the protein is MGGKQAKSPGQEAGGSPLSAPWKKTSARERPELLSSFTLKPGDRLSRAGTPPPPYQRRIGMIQDMLLLAKQGKHDEATEMLKTLRQDLGMESTSLDDVLYRYASFRNLVDPITHDLIISLARYVHCPKTEGDSLGAMEKVCRQLTYHLSPHSQWKRQGLLKRKPQACLKAVLSSPPASGTLDLSGIPLGVKDMERLCSHLQRHSSRISSLELGFTELTDEAFLLLLPTLASLPHLETLALNGNRLTRAVLKELTDTLKDPESFPSVTWIDLGNNVDIFSLPQPFLVSLRKRCPKQGNLPTILEFGESQASELEIRTDGDGDDDIDDTNRTVSMGELRSEVEGDMDDGEMEIEEMMEELLDFDREVQGKDEMEEDSMWTMEEARSAAGPSQGRGKAKRAAKAEGEDSHSHGSQLSSSTQSQNSSAALEPLRNDSMADQVAGSSGNLT